A genome region from Manihot esculenta cultivar AM560-2 chromosome 5, M.esculenta_v8, whole genome shotgun sequence includes the following:
- the LOC110614991 gene encoding glyoxylate/hydroxypyruvate reductase HPR3 has protein sequence MENNHNRQCQDLPQVLLLKPPPPIMVVLGEHRFSSTKFQFLKAWDSPLPLNQFLPKHANSIQAILCCSASRVTDDLLQLLPFVRLVVTASAGTNHIDLKACRRRGISVTNAGNVYSEDGADAAVGLLFDVLRKISAADRHVRQGLWVKKGDYPLGSKVGGKRIGIVGLGGIGLQVAKRLEAFGCIISYNSRNKKKFVSYPFYSNVCELAANSDALIICCSLTDQTRYMINKEVLSALGKKGVIVNVGRGAIIDEKELVRCLVTGAIAGAGLDVFENEPHVPKQLLELDNVVLSPHRAVITPESFTALCELVVGNLEAFFSNLPLLSPVMIECIDG, from the exons ATGGAAAATAATCATAATCGCCAATGCCAAGACCTCCCACAAGTCCTCCTCTTAAAACCACCACCACCAATTATGGTGGTTCTTGGAGAGCATCGATTTTCATCAACCAAATTCCAGTTCTTGAAAGCGTGGGACTCCCCGCTTCCTCTTAACCAATTCCTGCCCAAACACGCTAATTCAATCCAAGCCATTCTCTGCTGTAGTGCCTCTCGAGTCACTGACGACCTACTCCAGCTGCTTCCCTTTGTGAGATTAGTTGTCACTGCCAGTGCTGGCACCAACCACATCGACCTAAAGGCGTGCCGCCGACGCGGAATTTCGGTCACCAATGCCGGGAATGTGTATTCAGAAGACGGTGCGGACGCTGCGGTGGGTTTGTTGTTTGATGTTTTGAGAAAGATTTCAGCTGCTGATCGGCACGTGAGGCAGGGCCTTTGGGTCAAGAAAGGGGACTATCCTCTTGGTTCTAAG GTGGGAGGGAAGCGAATTGGGATAGTTGGGTTGGGAGGCATAGGCTTACAAGTTGCCAAAAGACTTGAGGCTTTTGGCTGCATTATTTCTTACAAttcaagaaacaaaaagaagttTGTTTCATACCCATTCTATTCCAATGTTTGTGAACTCGCAGCTAATAGCGATGCTCTCATTATTTGTTGTTCCTTGACGGATCAAACACGCTATATGATCAACAAGGAAGTATTGAGTGCATTAGGGAAGAAAGGAGTCATAGTTAACGTTGGACGTGGAGCTATCATTGATGAGAAGGAATTGGTGAGGTGTTTAGTGACAGGAGCGATTGCGGGTGCAGGGTTGGATGTGTTTGAGAATGAGCCTCATGTTCCCAAACAGCTCCTTGAACTGGATAATGTTGTTCTGTCTCCGCATAGGGCTGTCATCACACCCGAATCTTTCACGGCTTTGTGTGAACTTGTGGTAGGGAACTTGGAAGCTTTCTTCTCTAACTTGCCGTTGCTTTCTCCGGTAATGATTGAATGTATTGATGGTTAA
- the LOC110614536 gene encoding glyoxylate/hydroxypyruvate reductase HPR3, whose translation MENKEHNQNRQSQDLPQVLLLKPPPVMTVLGEQQFSSNKFQLLKAWDSQLPLNQFLPKHANSIQAILCSGASPVTDDLLQLLPFLRLVVTASAGTNHIDLTACRRRGISVTNAGNVFSDDGADAAVGLLFDALRKISAADRHVRQGLWVKKGDYPLGSKVGGKRIGIVGLGGIGLQVAKRLEAFGCIISYNSRNKKTFVSYPFYSNVCELAAHSDALIICCALTDQTLHMINKEVLSALGKKGVIVNVGRGAIIDEKELVRCLVTGAIAGAGLDVFENEPDVPKQLLELDNVVLSPHRAVFTPESFMALCELVVGNLEAFFSNLPLLSPVMDECTDG comes from the exons ATGGAAAATAAAGAACACAATCAGAATCGCCAATCCCAAGACCTCCCACAAGTCCTCCTCTTAAAACCACCACCGGTTATGACGGTGCTTGGAGAGCAACAATTTTCATCAAACAAATTCCAGCTCTTGAAAGCATGGGACTCCCAGCTTCCTCTTAACCAATTCCTGCCCAAACACGCCAATTCAATCCAAGCCATTCTCTGCTCTGGTGCTTCTCCAGTCACAGACGACCTACTCCAGCTGCTTCCGTTTCTGAGGTTAGTTGTTACTGCCAGTGCTGGTACCAACCACATCGACCTGACGGCGTGTCGACGACGCGGAATTTCTGTCACTAATGCCGGGAATGTGTTTTCGGATGACGGTGCGGACGCTGCGGTGGGTTTGTTGTTTGATGCTTTGAGAAAGATTTCAGCTGCTGATCGGCACGTGAGGCAGGGCCTTTGGGTCAAGAAAGGAGACTATCCACTTGGTTCTAAG GTGGGAGGGAAGCGAATTGGGATAGTTGGGTTGGGAGGCATAGGCTTACAAGTTGCCAAAAGACTTGAGGCTTTTGGCTGCATTATTTCTTACAATTCAAGAAACAAAAAGACGTTTGTTTCATACCCATTCTATTCCAATGTTTGTGAACTCGCAGCTCATAGCGATGCTCTCATTATTTGTTGTGCCTTGACGGATCAAACACTCCACATGATCAACAAGGAAGTGTTGAGTGCACTAGGGAAGAAAGGAGTCATAGTTAACGTTGGACGTGGAGCTATCATTGATGAGAAGGAATTGGTGAGGTGTTTAGTGACAGGAGCGATTGCGGGTGCAGGGTTGGATGTGTTTGAGAATGAGCCTGATGTTCCCAAACAGCTTCTTGAATTGGATAATGTTGTTCTGTCTCCGCATAGGGCTGTCTTCACACCCGAATCTTTCATGGCTTTGTGTGAGCTTGTGGTGGGGAACTTGGAGGCTTTCTTCTCTAACTTGCCGTTGCTTTCTCCCGTCATGGATGAGTGTACTGATGGTTAA